The genomic interval ATCGCCGTCGTCGGATCCAACGGCAGCGGCAAGACCACGTTGCTCAGGGCGCTCACCGGCGAAGAGCCGGCCGATTCTGGCAGCGTGGCCTGGGCCAAGGGCGCCGGAATGGTCTCCTACAACCAGGTGCTGGAGGAACTGGACGACGACGACACGGTCACCCATGCGGTCAACGCGATGCCTGACAGCCTGGCCCTGACTGCGACGAAGAAGTCGGTGAACAGGTTCCTTGCCATGTTCCAGTTCTCCGAAGCTGATCTGAAGCAGAAGATCGGCAACCTCTCAGGCGGCCAGCGTGCCCGCGTGGCCATGGCCCAATGCCTGCTCTCGGGTGCTTCGGTGCTGCTGCTGGATGAGCCCACCAACCACCTGGACCTCTCCAGCACCCAGGTTATGGAGCGTGCCCTGCTGCATTTCCCGGGAGCAGTGGTGGTGGTCAGCCACGACCGCTTCTTCACCGACAAGATTGCCAACCGCCGGCTGGTATTCAGCGCTGCAGACTCAGGTCACGGGAGTGTGGAACTCCACGTCGCCTGAGGCCCGGCGGAGCCCGGGGGCCCGCGGCCGCGGGCCTACAGCCAGCCTTTCCTCTTGAAAATGGCGTACATCAGGCCTGCGGTGCCCGCCATCAGCGCGATAGCCATCGGGTAGCCAATGACCCAGTGGAGTTCGGGCATGTGGTCGAAGTTCATTCCGTAGACCCCTGCTACGAAGGACGGTGCAAAGAAGATCGCCGCCCAGGAGGAGATCTTCTTCACCTGTTCGTTCTGTTTGGCGCTGGCCTCATTCTGCCGGTTGGCGGTCAGCGTTCCGTCCAGCGTGAGGGCGTTCTGCAACAGATCACGGAATGAATCGGCGCGCGAGATGACCCGCTCCACATGGTCCTCCACGTCCCGCAGGCTGTGCTGCAGTTCAGAGTCCACGCCGTACTTTTCAAAGCCACGCTTGAGCTGCTGCATCATGTCCGGCAGGGGATGGATGGCGCGCTGGAACTGGATGACTTCGCGGGCCAGTTCATAGATGCGGCGGGAGACGGTGCTGTCCCCGCTGAAGAGCTGGTCCTCGATCTCGTCAATGTCGTTTTCCAGCCCGGCCACTACCGGTGCGTAGTCGTCCACCACCAGGTCCAGCAGCGCGTAGAGAACGGCTTCCGGGCCGTGCCGGAGCAGGTCGGGTCGGCCTTCCAGGCGCCGCCTGACCCGGGCAACGCCGGCCATTTCGGCGTGGCGGATGGTGACCACAAAATTCCGGCCGGTGAAGATGTGCAGCTCGCCGAACTCCACGGTCTCGGTGGCGTCCAGGTACCGCGCCGGGCGGAGCACCGTAAAGAGGTTGTCCTCGTAGCGTTCAAGCTTGGGCCGCTGGTGCGCCGAGATGGCGTCCTCCACCGCCAGGGCGTGCAGCCCGAATTCGGTGGCAACGGCCGTCATTTCCGCCGCCGTGGGCCGGTACAACCCGATCCAGGCCATGCCCCCGTGCTCGGCGAGGGTTTCGAAAGTCTGTTCCAGGCTCTCGGGTTCCGCGCTGCGTACGCCGTCCACGTAGACGGCATTGTCGATGATGGTCACGTCAGGACATTGCCCCGATGATCGCACCGGCCACCGTCATGGCGAGCAGATCGTGTCCGGAATCGATCAGGGTGACCGTCGTCGGCCGGCCGGCGAAGCCGTTATGGATGACGTGCCCGCCGGCGCGGAACACCAGCGCGAGCACCAGGGCGAACCCGCCGCCCGCCGCGGCGTTGTCCAGGCCCAGTTTGCTGATCAGGACGGCCAGCAGGACGGCGGTCAGGGCAGCGGTGAACATCATGGGAACCCAGATTCCCGCGCCGCCGCTGATGTTCTTGAGGTCCTCTTCAGTCTTTCCGATGGCGGCCATCCACCGCTTACCCAGCACGGCCGGCAGGTACCAGACGAAGCCGATGGCCATGCTCGAAATGAAGGCCAGCGCCACGGCGAACCAGTTGATCTGTGAAATATGCGAAAGCCAATCCATGCTCGAATCCTAACTGCCTTCGGCGGGCCCGCCGCCGCGCCCGGTCAATTGCTTGGGCCGTGTTGGGGTACCGGGCACGGCCTGTGCGAGGCGCCTGATCAGGGGTTCGGTCCGGTAAGGAATATGGGTGTGGAGAGCCAGGACAGTTTCGGTCCGGATGACGCCCTTGATGCGGAGGATCTGGCGGAGGGCGGACTGCAGGTTGTGCGTATCGGTGGCCACCACACGGCACCACACGTCACCTCGCCCCGAGATCTCATGGACTTCCAGGACCTGGGGGAGCAGCCGGAGGGCGCCCACGACTCCGTCCAGCTCCCGGTGTGTCACTTCGATCGTGACGAAGGCGACGACGTCGTACCCCACGGCCTCGAGGTCGATCTCGCGGCCGCCGTCGTGCAGCACCCCGGCCCGGAGCAGGCGCCGGACCCGCGACTGCGCTGTGTTGCGCGCAATCCCCAGCGCCTCGGCCAACTCGCCGATCTGGATGCGGGGATCGTGGATGAGTTCGAGCAGGATCTTCAGGTCAGTGGGGTCAAGGGTAGGCAAACTGTCACTTTCAGTTATTGGACATACCGGAATTTGCGGATTTTGATCAAGTATTCCACTAACAAACGTCGAATCAGTCAGCAATGAAGCATTCTTTAGGTATCAATTTCCCCCGGGGCGGCCTCCCACAAGGACCTCCCTCCCCGGTCGACGCCAAGGCAGCGCCAATGACAGTCTTCAATGAACTCCGCATGCGTCCGGCCACCGCCGGGCGCCAGGGCTGGGATGCATCCACCACCGCACGGCTGGTGATGGCCGGCGCCGTCATCTTCACCTTGTTGGTCGGTGCGAACCTGGCCACGCCCCTGTATACGCTGCTCCAGGCAAACCTTGGCCTCTCGGCACTTGGCGTCACGGCGGCCTTTGCCAGCTATGTCCTGGCCCTGGTGGCAACGCTGATGCTGGCCGGGCACTGGTCGGACCACATCGGCCGGCGGGCGGCGCTCATCCTGGCTGTACTCGCCGGACTGGCGGGCAGCTGGGTCTTCTCGCAGGCCGAAAACCTGGTGGCGCTCTCTGCCGGACGGGCCCTTCAGGGTGTGGCCGTTGCCCTGGCCACGGGTGCCAGCGCCGCCGCACTGCGGGAACTGCTCCCGACCCGGCCGGAGTGGGCCACCCGTTTCACCCTGCTGGCGACGGCGGGAGGCGTGGCAGCCGGTCCCGTCATCGGCGGCCTGCTGTCGCTGCTGCCCGGGCCCACCACGGCCCCGTACTATGTTCACTCGCTCGTCCTGGCGGCAATGCTCGTGCCGCTGTACCTGCTTCAGGCCCGGCCGGCCATCAAGCCTCCGGTCGGCCGGCGGCCCGTCCTGGTCCTGGCTCCCCGCCGGCCTTCGGTATCCACCGAGGCGAGGGGCGCTTTCTGGCTTGCGGCCGCCGTCGGCTTCCTCAGCTTCTCCGTCTTTGGATTTTGCCTGTCGCTGGCACCGGCCTACTTCGCCCCGATCCTTCAGACCGATTCACGGCCGTTGATCGGCGCCCTGGCCGGGATGACGCTCGCCGCCTCCGCGCTGAGCCAGGTGCTGTCCGTGCGGGGCCGCTTTGTGGTGCCCGCGGGCCTGGCGGTCCTGGGCGCCTCGGTGCTGCTCCTGGCTGCCGCGGCCGCCTGGAGCAGTCCGCTGCTGCTCGCCGCCGCCAGCGTCTGCGCGGGGCTGGGCCAGGGGGTCGCCTTCCGGACGGTTTTTAATGATGTGGCCGCCAAGGTGGAATCGTCACAGCACGCCCAGGTCATCAGCACCGTTTATGTCATCACGTACCTGGGCAGCGCCGTGCCGGTCATCGGGCTGGGCTGGGCCACCGCGGTGTTCGGGCTGCCGACGGCGGTCGCGGGCTTCGTGGTGCTGTGCAGCGCCGCCGCACTGGCGCTGTCCGCCGTCACGCTTCGGACGGCCCTGCAGCGGCGGACAGCCTAGTCCGGCAGCGGGCCGTGGTTCCCCTGGATGTGCTCAAAGACGAGGGTGGTCTCGGTGTGGCCCACCACGGGGTCGGTGGCGAGATTGTCCAGGACCCAGTCCCGCAGGTCCTCGGTGCTGGCAACGGCGATGTGCAGCAGGTAATCCACGGAGCCTGACGTGTGGAAAGTGGAGAGGACCGCGGGCAGGTGCGGAACACGGGCTGTAAAGCGGTCGATCTGGTCTCTGTCGTGGGCCCGCAACCGGACTGCCACAAGCGCCTGGACGGACCTGCCGATGGCCGAGAGGCTGAGCTTCGCCTCAAATCCTTGGACAATGCCACGTTCGGACAAAGCGCGGGTCCGCATGAGCGCGGTGGACGGTGCAATGCCCACAAGTTCTGCCAACTGCTTGTTGGAGATCCGTGCATCGTCCACCAAGGCGGCCAGAAGCCGTTCATCAATGGCATCCAGCGGCTCAAAGTGGCTGGCCGGCCGGATGCTTTTTGGGTTGCTGCTCATGGAATCTCCTTGAATGTCCGTCAGTTCATCCTAGACGCCGGATTCCTGTTGATCACCCCGGAACGCAACCTTCCCTGCCGAACAATCGCCAGACACACGTGCCATTTAATGGCGGATAGTTCTACGGCCGCGCGGCTTCCGCCTGCCCTTGTGTGGCGGCCCGTGCGGTTTCGTCGTTCCCCCGGGGATGTACGACGGCGACTGTCACCGCCGTGATGCACGCCAGGGCCATGATTGCCACGGCAAGCGCCGTCCAGCCCAGGGACTGGAAGACCAGTCCGCCCGCCCAGCCGATGACGCTCGAGCCCAGGTAATACGCCAGGTTGTAGAGCGAGGATGCCTGGGCGCGGCCGGTGGTGGCGATGCTTGCGGTCCAGCCTGCGCCGATGCTGTGGGCGGCGAAGAAGCCGCCGGTGAAGATCACCAGGCCGGCAAGGATCAGGGCGAGCAGCTGCGTAAGCGTCAGCGCCAGCCCGGCCACCATCAGGACAATGCCGGCTAGCAGCACATTCCTGCGGCCAAACCTGGCCGTCAACCCGCCGGCCCAGCGGGAAGAGAACGTTCCGGAAAGGTACGCCAGGAAGATCAGGCTGATCAGGGTGGCAGGCAGCGTGAACGGCTCAGCGGACAGCCGGAAGCCGAGGTAGTTGTAGACGGCCACAAACCCGCCCATCATCAGGAAGGCCTGGATGTAGAGCGCCAGTAGGCGGGGATTGTGCACATGGCCGCCGAGCGTCGCCATGGCACCGCGCAGCCCGGCGGCTTTGGCGGCGGTGAATCCCTTCGCCTGCGGTACCAGAACCAGGAAGAGTACCGCGGCCACTGTTGCCAGGAGGGAAACGGCCAGTGCGGCTGTGCGCCAGCCCCACAGCTCACCTGCCGGGCCTGCCACGAGCCGGCCGGCCAGCCCGCCCAGCGTTGTTCCGGCAACGTAGCTGCCTGCGGCCATGGCCGCATGCGCCCTGTTCACTTCCTCGTTCAGGTAGGCGATGGCGATGGCCGGGATCCCGCCCAGCGCCATGCCTTCCAGCAGCCGCAAGGCAAGCAGGGCGCCGAAAGTGGGGGCGAGCGGTACCAGCAAGCCCAGGATAGTGGCGGCGGAGATGCCCCAAGCCATGGCCTTGACCCTGCCGATCCTGTCCGCGAGGAAGGACCACGGAATGACGGTGATGGCCAGGCCCACGGTGGCCAGCGAAATGGTCAACGCGGCCTCTGCCGCAGTGACCTTCAGGTCTGCCGCCAGGAGCGGCAAGACCGCC from Pseudarthrobacter sp. SSS035 carries:
- the corA gene encoding magnesium/cobalt transporter CorA translates to MTIIDNAVYVDGVRSAEPESLEQTFETLAEHGGMAWIGLYRPTAAEMTAVATEFGLHALAVEDAISAHQRPKLERYEDNLFTVLRPARYLDATETVEFGELHIFTGRNFVVTIRHAEMAGVARVRRRLEGRPDLLRHGPEAVLYALLDLVVDDYAPVVAGLENDIDEIEDQLFSGDSTVSRRIYELAREVIQFQRAIHPLPDMMQQLKRGFEKYGVDSELQHSLRDVEDHVERVISRADSFRDLLQNALTLDGTLTANRQNEASAKQNEQVKKISSWAAIFFAPSFVAGVYGMNFDHMPELHWVIGYPMAIALMAGTAGLMYAIFKRKGWL
- a CDS encoding DUF1761 domain-containing protein translates to MDWLSHISQINWFAVALAFISSMAIGFVWYLPAVLGKRWMAAIGKTEEDLKNISGGAGIWVPMMFTAALTAVLLAVLISKLGLDNAAAGGGFALVLALVFRAGGHVIHNGFAGRPTTVTLIDSGHDLLAMTVAGAIIGAMS
- a CDS encoding Lrp/AsnC family transcriptional regulator, which translates into the protein MPTLDPTDLKILLELIHDPRIQIGELAEALGIARNTAQSRVRRLLRAGVLHDGGREIDLEAVGYDVVAFVTIEVTHRELDGVVGALRLLPQVLEVHEISGRGDVWCRVVATDTHNLQSALRQILRIKGVIRTETVLALHTHIPYRTEPLIRRLAQAVPGTPTRPKQLTGRGGGPAEGS
- a CDS encoding MFS transporter; the encoded protein is MTVFNELRMRPATAGRQGWDASTTARLVMAGAVIFTLLVGANLATPLYTLLQANLGLSALGVTAAFASYVLALVATLMLAGHWSDHIGRRAALILAVLAGLAGSWVFSQAENLVALSAGRALQGVAVALATGASAAALRELLPTRPEWATRFTLLATAGGVAAGPVIGGLLSLLPGPTTAPYYVHSLVLAAMLVPLYLLQARPAIKPPVGRRPVLVLAPRRPSVSTEARGAFWLAAAVGFLSFSVFGFCLSLAPAYFAPILQTDSRPLIGALAGMTLAASALSQVLSVRGRFVVPAGLAVLGASVLLLAAAAAWSSPLLLAAASVCAGLGQGVAFRTVFNDVAAKVESSQHAQVISTVYVITYLGSAVPVIGLGWATAVFGLPTAVAGFVVLCSAAALALSAVTLRTALQRRTA
- a CDS encoding Lrp/AsnC family transcriptional regulator; amino-acid sequence: MSSNPKSIRPASHFEPLDAIDERLLAALVDDARISNKQLAELVGIAPSTALMRTRALSERGIVQGFEAKLSLSAIGRSVQALVAVRLRAHDRDQIDRFTARVPHLPAVLSTFHTSGSVDYLLHIAVASTEDLRDWVLDNLATDPVVGHTETTLVFEHIQGNHGPLPD
- a CDS encoding MFS transporter produces the protein MPQNAAAPGTFSPAQDHWAGHPKGSAAYNKILAGLAFAGVATFAQLYSTQAVLPLLAADLKVTAAEAALTISLATVGLAITVIPWSFLADRIGRVKAMAWGISAATILGLLVPLAPTFGALLALRLLEGMALGGIPAIAIAYLNEEVNRAHAAMAAGSYVAGTTLGGLAGRLVAGPAGELWGWRTAALAVSLLATVAAVLFLVLVPQAKGFTAAKAAGLRGAMATLGGHVHNPRLLALYIQAFLMMGGFVAVYNYLGFRLSAEPFTLPATLISLIFLAYLSGTFSSRWAGGLTARFGRRNVLLAGIVLMVAGLALTLTQLLALILAGLVIFTGGFFAAHSIGAGWTASIATTGRAQASSLYNLAYYLGSSVIGWAGGLVFQSLGWTALAVAIMALACITAVTVAVVHPRGNDETARAATQGQAEAARP